The following coding sequences are from one Paenibacillus sp. FSL R5-0912 window:
- a CDS encoding polysaccharide deacetylase family protein: MKRGIRITAAALAALALINGSADIALGSPNRAKNRYYYEERGDMIWEVQTSQKVIALTFDDGPDPFETDGILEVLHEYNAKCTFFAIGKRIAAYPEVARRVINEGHELANHTYNHVYFKKPVSGKQIQEELELTEKEIVKVSGKHSSLFRPPGGMYDDTMIDVSNSMGLKPVLWSWHQDTRDWNRPGVWSISNRVIRNAKSGDIVLFHDHVHGQSQTKEALKIILPELEKQGFRFVTVSELITLSDAQQVKTERHGTY; encoded by the coding sequence ATGAAAAGAGGAATCCGAATCACTGCCGCGGCCCTTGCAGCGCTCGCGCTTATAAACGGCTCTGCAGACATTGCCCTCGGCAGCCCGAACAGGGCCAAGAACCGCTATTATTATGAGGAACGGGGCGACATGATCTGGGAGGTGCAGACCAGCCAAAAGGTTATTGCACTCACCTTCGACGACGGCCCGGACCCCTTCGAAACGGATGGTATTCTGGAGGTACTGCATGAATACAATGCGAAATGCACTTTTTTTGCAATTGGCAAACGGATCGCCGCTTATCCCGAGGTCGCCAGACGCGTCATTAATGAAGGCCACGAGCTTGCGAACCATACCTATAATCACGTTTATTTCAAAAAACCGGTCTCCGGGAAGCAGATTCAGGAGGAGCTGGAGCTGACGGAGAAGGAGATTGTCAAAGTATCCGGCAAACACAGCAGCCTGTTCAGACCGCCGGGCGGAATGTACGACGACACGATGATTGATGTGTCCAACAGCATGGGCCTGAAGCCGGTGCTCTGGTCCTGGCATCAGGATACCCGCGACTGGAACCGCCCCGGAGTCTGGAGCATCTCCAATAGAGTGATCCGCAATGCCAAGAGTGGCGATATCGTCCTGTTCCACGACCATGTCCATGGACAATCGCAAACGAAGGAAGCGCTGAAGATCATCCTGCCCGAGCTTGAGAAGCAGGGGTTCCGGTTCGTTACCGTCTCCGAGCTGATCACGTTATCCGATGCGCAGCAGGTGAAGACAGAGCGGCACGGGACTTATTGA
- a CDS encoding glycerol dehydrogenase produces MRKILTSPSKYVQGKDELYNIGDYVTIYGRKALLVAHKDDQARVQEYLDKAVAKGGFEFVTGGFGGECTLKEIDRLEQFAAAEGCDVIVGLGGGKALDTAKAIANRARIAIIVVPTIAATDAPCSGSSVIYSEHGEFESYLYARQNPNVVLVDTGIIANAPTRFLVAGMGDALSTFFEARSCVRGFTYNNSGAVSTKAAMELARLCYETLLEDGLKAKAANDSKVVTQSLENIIETNILLSGLGFESGGLAAAHAVHNGLTLLEETHHYYHGEKVAFGTLVHMVLENAPQEELDTVLGFCKSLGLPTCLKELGVTDISEARLMPVAERACAEGESIHNMPFPVTKYDVYAAILAADRLGGSGGEAR; encoded by the coding sequence ATGAGAAAAATACTAACCTCTCCCTCTAAATATGTTCAGGGCAAAGATGAGCTGTACAACATCGGGGACTATGTAACGATCTATGGACGGAAAGCGCTGTTGGTGGCGCATAAGGATGATCAGGCCCGGGTTCAGGAGTACCTGGACAAAGCGGTTGCCAAAGGCGGATTCGAATTCGTAACCGGCGGGTTCGGCGGGGAATGTACACTGAAGGAGATTGACCGGCTGGAACAGTTCGCAGCGGCAGAAGGCTGTGACGTCATTGTCGGCCTCGGCGGCGGCAAAGCGCTGGATACCGCCAAAGCCATCGCCAACCGGGCGAGAATTGCCATTATTGTCGTGCCGACGATTGCGGCGACCGACGCACCGTGCAGCGGCTCTTCCGTAATTTATTCGGAGCATGGCGAGTTCGAATCCTATCTGTATGCGCGGCAGAATCCGAATGTGGTGCTGGTGGATACCGGAATCATTGCCAATGCACCGACTCGTTTTCTGGTGGCCGGGATGGGGGATGCGCTGTCGACCTTTTTTGAGGCGAGATCCTGTGTCAGAGGGTTCACCTATAACAATTCCGGGGCGGTAAGCACGAAGGCGGCGATGGAGCTGGCCCGTCTCTGTTACGAAACACTGCTGGAGGACGGACTGAAGGCCAAAGCGGCCAATGACAGCAAGGTGGTTACGCAGTCGCTGGAGAATATTATCGAGACGAATATCCTGCTCAGCGGGCTTGGATTCGAGAGCGGGGGACTTGCGGCAGCGCATGCCGTGCATAACGGGCTGACCCTTCTGGAGGAGACTCATCATTATTATCACGGGGAAAAGGTGGCTTTCGGCACGCTGGTGCACATGGTGCTGGAGAATGCGCCGCAGGAAGAACTGGACACGGTGCTTGGCTTCTGCAAGTCGCTCGGATTACCTACCTGCCTGAAGGAATTGGGTGTTACCGATATCAGTGAAGCCCGGCTGATGCCGGTGGCCGAAAGAGCCTGTGCCGAAGGGGAGTCCATTCATAATATGCCGTTCCCGGTTACGAAGTATGATGTATATGCGGCCATTCTGGCTGCGGACCGGCTGGGCGGAAGCGGAGGCGAAGCCAGATGA
- a CDS encoding deoxyguanosinetriphosphate triphosphohydrolase family protein: protein MTLIEKREHRQYPEITRLETSRAAYERDYSRLIHSPTFRRLQGKSQVFGAGTGDYYRTRLTHSLEVAQIAREAAKSLLRSYPEVETGAAENPGLVIDPEVVECAAIAHDFGHPPFGHKGEEVLDSLLEGLIAKKTAEAAAKSGAGPVQKQTIHESMKRKYEHFEGNAHNFRLIMFLEKRENIDGLNLSDAVLLGINKYPFPGTVLKKGMYLHEWEYINEIRTQWGVPAGKKTLEAQLMDLCDDIAYSAHDLEDGIKAGKIEVHEHFMHDEYSQRLIVEKITTLEDAFWSGWQAEAISAKVEEVLSSFLRVWMEKMPTCENDYSRTRREVKAYWVSTFVASLGVIEDGDWKKVTFIKEGQEDEDMLRTVSVLKSFAWVTMIRDLRVQRLQKRSEWILRRLWEAFLDPETSRSIIPTDWLQRYEKDQKSGRPIWTWEHMVIDYIAGMTDAFAEKIYNELYGLKVGSIYDLD, encoded by the coding sequence ATGACACTAATTGAGAAAAGAGAGCATAGGCAATATCCGGAAATTACCCGGCTGGAAACGTCCAGAGCCGCATATGAACGCGATTATTCGCGTCTGATCCATTCGCCGACCTTTCGACGGCTGCAAGGCAAATCACAGGTATTCGGTGCAGGCACCGGAGATTATTACCGCACAAGGCTGACCCACTCGCTGGAGGTGGCGCAGATTGCCCGTGAAGCGGCCAAGAGTCTGCTGCGTTCTTACCCTGAGGTAGAGACGGGGGCCGCTGAGAACCCAGGTCTGGTTATTGATCCGGAGGTCGTGGAATGTGCGGCCATTGCGCATGATTTCGGCCATCCGCCGTTCGGGCACAAGGGGGAAGAGGTGCTGGACAGTCTGCTCGAAGGGCTGATTGCCAAGAAGACGGCAGAGGCAGCCGCGAAATCCGGGGCCGGTCCGGTACAGAAGCAGACGATCCATGAGAGCATGAAGCGTAAATATGAACATTTTGAAGGCAATGCCCATAATTTCCGCCTGATCATGTTTCTGGAAAAACGCGAGAATATCGATGGACTGAACCTCTCCGATGCAGTGCTGCTGGGCATTAACAAATATCCGTTTCCCGGTACTGTGCTGAAGAAGGGCATGTACCTGCATGAATGGGAGTACATCAACGAGATCCGTACCCAATGGGGGGTTCCGGCAGGCAAAAAGACGCTGGAAGCACAGCTTATGGACTTATGCGATGACATAGCCTATTCAGCCCACGACCTCGAAGACGGCATTAAGGCCGGCAAGATAGAGGTACACGAGCATTTCATGCACGACGAATACAGCCAGCGGCTGATTGTAGAGAAGATCACCACGCTGGAGGATGCCTTCTGGTCAGGCTGGCAGGCGGAGGCGATCAGCGCCAAGGTGGAGGAAGTGCTTAGCTCATTCCTCCGGGTATGGATGGAGAAAATGCCGACCTGTGAGAATGACTACTCCCGCACGCGCCGTGAAGTGAAAGCTTATTGGGTCAGTACTTTTGTCGCCAGCCTCGGCGTTATCGAGGACGGGGACTGGAAGAAGGTTACCTTCATCAAGGAAGGCCAGGAGGATGAGGATATGCTGCGGACGGTCAGTGTGCTCAAAAGCTTCGCCTGGGTAACGATGATCCGCGATTTGCGTGTGCAGCGCCTGCAGAAACGCAGTGAATGGATTCTCCGGCGGCTGTGGGAGGCCTTCCTTGATCCCGAGACCTCGCGGAGTATTATTCCGACCGACTGGCTGCAGCGGTATGAGAAGGATCAGAAGTCGGGCAGGCCCATCTGGACCTGGGAGCATATGGTGATTGATTATATCGCCGGAATGACCGATGCGTTTGCCGAGAAAATCTACAATGAGCTGTACGGGCTGAAGGTAGGCTCGATTTACGATCTGGATTAG
- a CDS encoding D-2-hydroxyacid dehydrogenase translates to MTKSIVCMQHLSAGQQELIRAAAPDYTLTLGDSRNPDLELLSGAEIIIGWGKGIRDTLLRQGSPLRWVQAWSAGVEKLPLEAMHERGILLTNASGVHAEPITAVIFSFMLMFTRNMHTAIRNQQERRWHSDGQESELTGKTAVIAGTGSIGSETARIAKAFRMKTIGVSRSGRPVDGFDEVFTTGQLKASLSDADFIINTLPITDETQGLFDADIFSAAKQGAYYINIGRGATTNTDDLISALHSGQLAGAGLDVFEKEPLPEDHPLWGMEQVIMTPHCAGVTDRYADRVVDIFVENMKAYLESGTPSLNLVDYSRQY, encoded by the coding sequence ATGACAAAATCCATCGTTTGTATGCAGCATCTATCAGCCGGGCAGCAGGAGCTGATCCGCGCCGCTGCACCAGATTATACTCTTACCCTCGGAGATTCCAGGAATCCGGACCTTGAGCTGCTCTCCGGTGCGGAAATTATCATCGGCTGGGGAAAGGGCATCAGAGATACCCTTCTGCGCCAGGGTTCACCGCTGCGCTGGGTCCAGGCCTGGTCTGCCGGTGTGGAGAAACTTCCGCTCGAAGCCATGCATGAACGCGGGATTCTGCTGACGAATGCCAGCGGTGTTCATGCCGAACCGATTACTGCCGTTATCTTCAGCTTCATGCTGATGTTCACCCGGAACATGCATACCGCTATCCGCAACCAGCAGGAACGCCGCTGGCATTCGGATGGACAAGAGAGTGAATTGACCGGCAAGACGGCAGTGATTGCCGGAACCGGCTCCATCGGCAGTGAAACCGCCAGAATTGCCAAGGCTTTCCGTATGAAGACGATCGGTGTGAGCCGTTCCGGCCGGCCGGTTGACGGCTTCGATGAGGTCTTCACGACCGGACAGCTGAAGGCTTCCCTGAGTGACGCCGACTTTATTATCAACACTTTGCCGATCACCGACGAGACGCAAGGACTATTCGATGCAGACATCTTCTCCGCTGCCAAGCAGGGGGCTTATTACATTAATATTGGCCGCGGAGCGACTACCAATACGGACGATCTAATCTCTGCGCTGCACAGCGGACAGCTTGCCGGTGCCGGACTCGATGTCTTCGAGAAAGAGCCGCTGCCGGAGGATCACCCTCTGTGGGGAATGGAGCAGGTCATTATGACCCCTCACTGTGCCGGAGTAACCGACCGTTACGCGGACCGGGTAGTGGATATTTTCGTTGAGAACATGAAGGCCTATCTGGAGTCCGGAACGCCTTCACTCAATCTGGTCGACTACAGCCGCCAATATTAA
- the thpR gene encoding RNA 2',3'-cyclic phosphodiesterase — protein MEHKEPEQEFERLFIAIPLPEALRYYLKNESARVSSGLKFARWTHFEDFHITLQFLGDTPKEDISALFEALREVSSSSKGFQLKLGEWGTFGLPDSPRVLWTGVSGELEPLRELQKRVVSATLPLGFTAETRTYNPHLTVARKYREEQPFTLERLENLRAKGRPAGNLLPDLGWTVDAFVVYATRMHAIPMYEMTEKFTFFST, from the coding sequence ATGGAACATAAGGAGCCGGAGCAAGAATTTGAGCGTCTGTTTATCGCGATACCTTTGCCGGAAGCACTGCGCTATTATCTTAAAAATGAGTCTGCCCGCGTGTCTTCCGGACTTAAATTTGCCAGATGGACACATTTTGAAGATTTCCATATTACGCTGCAATTTCTTGGCGACACTCCGAAGGAGGATATCTCGGCCCTGTTCGAGGCGCTCCGGGAAGTTTCCTCGTCAAGCAAAGGCTTTCAGCTGAAGCTCGGAGAATGGGGGACATTCGGCCTCCCGGACTCGCCAAGAGTGCTCTGGACGGGGGTTTCCGGAGAGCTCGAGCCGCTCAGGGAGCTGCAGAAAAGGGTGGTTTCCGCGACACTTCCGCTAGGGTTCACAGCAGAAACGCGAACGTATAATCCCCATTTGACAGTGGCCCGCAAATACCGTGAGGAGCAGCCGTTTACGCTGGAACGGCTGGAAAATTTACGGGCAAAGGGACGTCCCGCAGGCAATTTACTTCCAGACTTAGGCTGGACGGTGGATGCTTTTGTGGTGTATGCTACCAGGATGCATGCCATTCCTATGTATGAAATGACCGAAAAATTTACATTTTTCTCAACATAA
- a CDS encoding cell wall hydrolase: MLIFKQSRCIALLVSVILVSFSAISLMNPEGSAATGENAIEMGKLKSAGHESLEPSVPKAASVVYRTSPSSSTMIPMLYTTAAEPVHTWARMVSAGWLSPEKLQRQEAAKTGAVQPKPKAKVTVVKATPSAAQALKKAAKGTTSVNKVKAATQQHPPATLFFSRTKLLSQEQQAEATWSYAVSEEDLLLLRKIVMAEAEGEPYQGKVAVANVVLNRLRSANFPDTIHDVIYQKSQFSPVANGRLKRVKPNADSIKAVNAALMGVKEVTDDTYFFLSLTLAQDLTVHHSRTLLKTIGNHTFYK; encoded by the coding sequence ATGTTAATATTTAAACAGAGCCGCTGTATTGCGCTGCTGGTTAGTGTAATTCTAGTGTCTTTCTCAGCGATAAGTTTGATGAACCCCGAAGGATCTGCTGCTACCGGGGAGAATGCAATAGAAATGGGTAAATTGAAGTCTGCCGGCCATGAGTCTCTGGAGCCCAGTGTTCCGAAAGCTGCATCCGTTGTATATAGGACAAGCCCTTCATCCAGCACAATGATTCCCATGCTTTACACCACAGCTGCCGAACCGGTCCACACCTGGGCCCGCATGGTAAGCGCCGGATGGTTAAGCCCCGAGAAGCTGCAGCGTCAAGAGGCTGCGAAGACGGGCGCCGTTCAGCCTAAGCCTAAAGCTAAGGTAACTGTGGTGAAAGCAACGCCGTCAGCGGCGCAAGCGCTGAAGAAAGCGGCCAAGGGGACAACGAGCGTAAATAAAGTCAAAGCGGCAACTCAGCAACATCCCCCCGCAACATTGTTCTTCTCTCGGACTAAGCTACTAAGCCAGGAGCAGCAAGCTGAAGCCACCTGGAGCTACGCCGTATCCGAAGAAGACCTGCTACTGCTGCGAAAAATCGTTATGGCAGAAGCAGAAGGCGAACCGTACCAGGGCAAGGTGGCAGTTGCCAACGTTGTTCTGAACCGGCTGCGGTCAGCCAATTTTCCCGACACCATTCATGATGTAATCTATCAGAAAAGCCAATTCAGTCCTGTCGCCAACGGCCGTCTAAAGCGTGTGAAACCTAACGCAGACAGTATCAAGGCTGTTAATGCTGCACTTATGGGAGTTAAGGAAGTTACGGATGACACGTACTTCTTCTTATCGCTGACACTCGCGCAGGATCTTACTGTGCATCATTCACGTACACTCCTTAAGACCATCGGCAATCATACCTTCTACAAATAA
- a CDS encoding UDP-N-acetylglucosamine--LPS N-acetylglucosamine transferase: protein MRKKRVLLFSEGFGTGHTGAAYALAEGIRLLSPDVQCRVIELGKFLNPTVAPWILSAYRKTVSSQPKLVGMMYKTQYHKSLNRLTKLALHRIFYTHASQVIEQLKPDLIICTHPIPAAVISRLKQQGLDVPLYTLITDYDAHGSWVNAEANRYLVSTSRVKSILTGRGVSPELVTVTGIPVHPKFWERHSKTQLRKELGLADIPTVLIMGGGWGLMFGKDIMNSLTARMDEIQLIFCMGSNDKLVAKMKANPLLDHPNVKILGYSSEINKLMDASDLLITKPGGMTCTEGQAKGIPMLFYSAIPGQEEKNSQYFVELGLAEVLDSEVVNKWFSMLLHEYAGPELQRKRRTSPERQQPQHCAATVLQLLGKPASQAVAESESWSSPSQVRNEEAVYVTP from the coding sequence ATGCGAAAGAAAAGAGTACTGCTGTTTTCGGAAGGCTTCGGCACGGGCCATACAGGGGCAGCCTATGCTCTGGCCGAAGGAATAAGACTGCTGAGTCCGGATGTGCAGTGCCGGGTCATTGAGCTTGGAAAATTCCTCAATCCTACGGTCGCACCATGGATTCTTTCCGCTTACCGCAAAACAGTCAGCAGCCAGCCTAAGCTGGTCGGCATGATGTATAAGACCCAATATCATAAATCACTGAACCGGTTGACTAAGCTGGCTCTTCACCGGATTTTTTATACACATGCCTCACAGGTCATAGAGCAGCTTAAACCCGATTTGATTATTTGCACTCATCCGATTCCGGCCGCAGTCATCTCCAGATTGAAGCAGCAGGGGCTGGATGTCCCGCTCTACACGCTGATTACAGATTATGATGCGCACGGCAGCTGGGTGAACGCCGAAGCCAACCGTTATCTCGTCTCTACTTCACGCGTCAAATCGATTCTTACCGGACGGGGCGTATCTCCTGAGCTGGTGACGGTTACCGGTATCCCGGTGCATCCGAAGTTCTGGGAGCGCCATAGCAAGACTCAGCTCCGCAAGGAGCTGGGGCTCGCCGACATTCCTACCGTGCTCATTATGGGCGGCGGCTGGGGCCTGATGTTCGGGAAGGATATCATGAATTCGCTCACGGCCCGGATGGATGAGATCCAGCTTATATTCTGTATGGGCAGCAATGACAAGCTGGTAGCCAAAATGAAAGCCAACCCGCTGCTGGACCATCCCAATGTAAAGATCCTCGGCTACAGCAGCGAGATCAACAAATTAATGGATGCTTCCGATCTGCTGATTACGAAGCCGGGCGGAATGACCTGTACTGAAGGTCAGGCCAAAGGCATTCCGATGCTGTTCTACAGCGCCATCCCGGGGCAGGAAGAGAAGAACAGCCAGTATTTTGTAGAGCTGGGGCTGGCCGAAGTGCTGGATTCGGAAGTGGTGAACAAATGGTTCTCCATGCTGCTGCATGAATATGCCGGACCTGAATTACAGCGGAAACGCCGGACTTCCCCGGAACGCCAGCAGCCTCAGCATTGTGCAGCTACTGTGCTCCAGCTGCTGGGCAAGCCCGCCAGCCAGGCTGTTGCCGAATCCGAGTCGTGGAGCTCCCCCTCACAGGTGCGCAATGAAGAGGCCGTCTATGTCACCCCGTAA
- a CDS encoding substrate-binding domain-containing protein, with product MSENTSYTTEEIARLLKISKLKVYDLIKKGELPSYRVGKQMRVDLSDLEAYKQNSRSSGAYGHPLPGGSGLQEIQPLQTPASFAAPYQAFAPPPPHTGKSTSMNVVITGQDMSLDILATYLERTLPSTRPLRSYAGSLDSLIAMYHGESDIVSTHLLDGDTGEYNLPYIRKLLVGFSYKVVHLLSRSAGFYVRKGNPKGIRSWSDLRQSGLTLINRERGSGARVLLDEQLRLLGIPSASLEGYGTEENSHLAIAGMVARGSADVGIGTEKAAKIIDGIDFIPLIKERYDLVMVKKPENEQWISTVIDILRSSAFQNELKSIHSYDLTETGIIIYET from the coding sequence ATGTCCGAGAATACTTCCTATACAACCGAGGAAATCGCCCGGTTACTCAAAATATCCAAACTTAAAGTCTATGATCTGATCAAAAAAGGAGAGCTGCCCTCCTACCGTGTCGGCAAACAAATGCGTGTTGACCTCTCTGATCTGGAGGCATACAAGCAGAACTCCCGCAGCAGCGGGGCCTATGGGCATCCACTCCCCGGCGGAAGCGGATTACAGGAAATACAGCCGCTGCAGACGCCCGCTTCCTTCGCGGCTCCGTATCAGGCCTTCGCCCCGCCGCCGCCCCACACCGGCAAAAGCACCAGTATGAATGTGGTCATTACCGGCCAGGATATGTCGCTTGATATTCTGGCGACCTATCTGGAGCGTACGCTGCCGTCCACCCGCCCGCTCCGTTCGTATGCCGGCAGTCTGGACAGCCTGATTGCCATGTATCACGGGGAATCGGATATTGTCAGCACCCATCTCCTGGATGGGGATACCGGCGAATATAATCTGCCTTATATCCGCAAGCTGCTTGTAGGCTTTTCTTATAAAGTAGTACATCTGCTATCACGCAGTGCCGGGTTCTATGTGCGGAAGGGCAACCCCAAAGGCATCCGCAGCTGGAGTGATCTCCGGCAGAGCGGGCTGACCCTCATCAACCGCGAACGCGGCTCCGGGGCCCGGGTGCTGCTGGATGAGCAGCTCCGCCTGCTCGGAATTCCATCCGCATCGCTGGAGGGCTACGGAACCGAAGAGAATAGCCATCTGGCTATAGCCGGAATGGTGGCGCGGGGCAGTGCCGATGTGGGCATCGGCACCGAGAAGGCCGCCAAGATTATTGACGGCATCGACTTCATTCCGCTCATCAAGGAACGCTACGATCTGGTCATGGTCAAGAAACCCGAGAATGAACAATGGATCAGCACGGTTATTGATATTCTGCGTTCATCCGCCTTCCAGAATGAGCTGAAGTCCATTCACAGCTATGACCTGACCGAGACTGGAATTATCATTTACGAGACTTGA
- a CDS encoding methyl-accepting chemotaxis protein: MGKGQQLKSAVKQWASRTRKVRQTAVAKGSKSIGFKIASGYAVLAVLVLVTGGVSLYQMNGMQKNTGDIINQSIPALDKIHNVNYLTDHVMSISMQHILSTDSAEKSTLAEERAKFIREVSDTLKEYKLTLRGEQELGQLQSLVGKWGEFLTVNNQAILLSSSNDEELALEVSHKGVEAFNSMQIDLGALVAHTQDEAASEGKVSEKIFRTSLTLSIATVLIVLVVIGMINMVIRKTMINPLKKVTVHLQRISGGDLTAEDTLIGNMDEIGQLAKTVNETNRTLLEMVNRIRNVSEVISEQGDELMHTISDTKEGSSQIALTMEELAKASGSQAEAAVDASKAVEELNAIIENFAGRGTDLSLHSEQVRQKGEKGKALMESSVAQMNQIADAVSQSMDTVEELNRKNEGIFRLVGSIRSISEQTHLLAINAAIEAARAGDSGRGFAVVAQEVRKLSEDVQRTVAEITGITQGIQHDSRAMVEQLRGGVAKTEEGSRQIVETGEALADINGSVGVMALTVEGMAKDLEQMTGASETMNEFSQHISALAQQSAAGVEETSASAHEQLSATTEVANGIEHLKLLLTELKESVTRFQV; this comes from the coding sequence ATGGGCAAGGGTCAACAATTGAAAAGTGCAGTTAAACAATGGGCGAGCCGAACAAGAAAGGTGCGCCAGACCGCTGTAGCTAAAGGCAGTAAAAGTATTGGATTCAAGATTGCCTCCGGTTATGCGGTTTTGGCAGTACTGGTTCTGGTTACCGGCGGGGTCTCGCTCTATCAAATGAACGGTATGCAGAAGAACACAGGCGATATTATTAATCAGAGCATTCCCGCACTGGATAAAATCCACAATGTAAATTACCTGACAGATCATGTTATGTCTATCAGCATGCAGCATATTCTGAGTACGGATAGCGCAGAGAAAAGCACACTGGCGGAAGAACGGGCCAAATTCATCCGCGAAGTGTCAGATACATTGAAGGAGTACAAGCTCACCTTGCGCGGAGAGCAGGAGCTGGGGCAATTACAGTCGCTCGTCGGGAAGTGGGGAGAGTTCCTGACCGTCAACAATCAGGCAATCCTGCTGAGCAGCTCGAATGACGAGGAATTAGCACTGGAGGTATCCCACAAGGGGGTTGAGGCGTTTAATTCGATGCAGATTGATCTGGGCGCGCTTGTTGCACACACTCAGGATGAAGCAGCGAGTGAGGGCAAGGTTTCCGAGAAGATTTTCCGCACCTCCCTTACGTTGAGTATTGCAACTGTGCTGATTGTCCTGGTAGTCATCGGAATGATTAACATGGTGATCCGTAAGACCATGATCAATCCGCTCAAAAAGGTAACCGTACACCTGCAGCGGATCTCCGGCGGTGATCTGACTGCAGAGGATACCCTGATCGGCAATATGGATGAAATCGGCCAGCTTGCCAAGACCGTTAACGAAACTAACCGTACCTTGCTGGAAATGGTCAACCGGATCAGGAATGTCTCCGAGGTGATTTCGGAACAGGGCGATGAGCTGATGCATACGATTTCCGATACCAAGGAGGGCAGCAGCCAGATTGCCTTGACCATGGAAGAGCTGGCCAAAGCCTCCGGAAGCCAGGCCGAAGCAGCGGTTGATGCTTCTAAGGCGGTAGAGGAATTAAATGCTATAATTGAGAATTTTGCCGGCAGGGGAACTGACCTCTCGCTTCATTCGGAGCAGGTGCGGCAGAAGGGTGAAAAAGGCAAAGCGCTCATGGAGAGCTCAGTGGCACAAATGAACCAGATTGCGGACGCTGTGTCGCAGTCTATGGACACGGTGGAGGAGCTGAACCGGAAGAACGAGGGGATCTTCCGGCTTGTGGGCTCCATCCGCAGCATCTCCGAGCAGACGCATCTGCTGGCGATCAATGCGGCCATTGAGGCGGCGAGAGCCGGTGACAGCGGCCGGGGCTTCGCGGTAGTAGCACAGGAGGTGCGCAAGCTGTCGGAGGATGTGCAGCGGACCGTAGCGGAGATTACCGGAATTACACAGGGAATCCAGCATGACTCCAGAGCGATGGTTGAACAATTGCGCGGCGGCGTGGCGAAGACAGAAGAGGGCAGCCGGCAGATTGTCGAGACAGGCGAAGCCTTGGCCGATATCAACGGCTCGGTGGGGGTAATGGCGCTCACGGTGGAAGGAATGGCCAAGGATCTGGAGCAGATGACCGGAGCCAGTGAAACCATGAACGAGTTCAGCCAGCATATCTCGGCACTCGCCCAGCAATCTGCGGCCGGTGTAGAAGAGACTTCAGCTTCGGCCCACGAGCAGCTTAGCGCGACTACGGAAGTGGCCAACGGTATCGAACATCTGAAGCTGCTGCTTACTGAGCTTAAGGAGTCTGTTACTCGGTTTCAAGTGTGA
- a CDS encoding TetR/AcrR family transcriptional regulator, whose amino-acid sequence MAVVDRRQQVLQAATKSFSLFGYKATTMDQVAKIANVGKGTIYTFFTNKEQLFDEILRDVIIEMKRIAEREIKRDKPFFDNLHRVLDALLEFRSEHELFIKLSQESRDFGTPQAGDGLDKIESVVLEYLEREVEQAIRQGEIKPCDPQIVSVVMFRLYIVLTAELSKVHVPLTKEQIKCYFHLFLAEGLSQ is encoded by the coding sequence GTGGCTGTGGTAGATCGAAGGCAGCAGGTGCTTCAAGCGGCGACGAAATCTTTTTCATTATTCGGCTATAAGGCAACTACAATGGATCAGGTCGCCAAGATTGCCAATGTCGGCAAAGGGACGATTTATACCTTTTTTACGAACAAGGAACAATTATTTGACGAGATTCTGCGAGATGTCATTATTGAGATGAAAAGAATCGCCGAGCGGGAGATTAAACGCGACAAGCCGTTTTTTGATAATCTGCACCGCGTGCTGGACGCCCTGCTGGAATTTCGGAGCGAACATGAGCTATTCATCAAGCTGTCCCAGGAAAGTCGTGATTTCGGAACGCCGCAGGCCGGTGATGGGCTCGACAAGATCGAGAGTGTCGTACTTGAATATTTGGAACGGGAGGTGGAACAGGCAATCCGTCAAGGGGAGATCAAACCCTGCGATCCCCAGATTGTCTCGGTAGTAATGTTCAGGCTTTATATCGTACTTACTGCTGAACTGAGCAAGGTGCATGTGCCTTTGACCAAAGAGCAGATTAAATGCTACTTTCATTTATTTTTGGCAGAAGGCCTGTCACAGTAG